In the Clavelina lepadiformis chromosome 8, kaClaLepa1.1, whole genome shotgun sequence genome, one interval contains:
- the LOC143468731 gene encoding uncharacterized protein LOC143468731 yields MKHSVFALAIVIIFTIIILIEVSAIKDGEKCTASDPRIIYEGCALDYRDMTLWCDLTNLTQLPRPEEIKAQAPPSKSASLFMNDSCVDLINPDVLGLYNRLKMISFSKNRISHLVNGTFAEQTTLKVLDLSNNIISKINKNAFQGAIALKILDLSHNNLSSLPTEALAALRNLQELNLASNKLRTIDGGWFGHVTSLKVVSVAYNKISSWMTSQQTSRENVPAQNQSPRIQYTQHISKLEKLSLRGNALKQLPLRAFAESQHLTSIDLGGNRIRKLHQSIFKDLCFLHEVVLNDNRLSMAYRDWFINVIRNNAAYSYPPVTSSVMSYNRWICDCRMYDYWKFLHESRDKIVYETMAIDLVCSFPLKHSGRNLTSLREEDIRSTGDCILHEENEEDKSSTSMSSTHNCSRYWSKHTPLLEHSTTSNDASHRDTQSLYVIMNFTFVVVILCLLVMVTLVRCMMRSEMASTKEQYACKHSQLNNHIDEIKFKEI; encoded by the exons ATGAAACATTCAGTTTTCGCGCTCGCTATTGTCATCATCTTCACCATCATCATACTTATCGAGGTTTCAGCGATTAAAGATGGAGAAAAATGCACAGCATCAGATCCCAGAATCATATACGAAGG CTGCGCACTTGACTACCGGGATATGACGTTGTGGTGTGACCTCACAAACCTCACTCAGCTTCCTCGGCCAGAGGAGATCAAAGCACAAGCTCCTCCAAGCAAATCTGCATCGCTTTTTATGAACGACAGCTGCGTTGATCTCATAAATCCAG ATGTGCTCGGTCTGTACAATCGATTGAAAATGatcagtttttcaaaaaatcgaATCAGTCATTTGGTCAACGGAACATTCGCGGAACAAACAACGTTAAAAGTCCTTGATTTGTCGAACAACATCATTTCAAAGATTAACAAAAACGCCTTTCAAG GAGCCATTGCACTGAAAATCCTCGACCTTTCTCATAACAACCTGTCCTCCCTGCCAACTGAAGCTTTAGCCGCTCTGCGCAATTTACAGGAACTCAACCTCGCTTCCAACAAACTGAGGACAATTGATGGCGGATGGTTTGGCCACGTCACAAGTTTAAAAGTCGTCAGTGTCGCCTATAACAAGATATCATCTTGGATGACGTCACAGCAAACTTCAAGGGAGAATGTTCCAGCCCAAAATCAATCACCACGAATCCAATATACCCAGCATATCTCCAAGCTTGA GAAATTGTCGTTACGAGGCAACGCTTTGAAGCAGCTGCCTCTTCGTGCGTTCGCTGAAAGTCAACATTTGACCTCGATTGACCTCGGTGGGAATCGCATTAGGAAGTTACATCAGAGCATATTCAAAGACCTCTG TTTTCTTCATGAAGTTGTTTTAAACGACAACCGCCTCTCAATGGCTTATCGTGATTGGTTCATTAACGTCATACGTAACAATGCAGCATACTCATACCCTCCAGTTACGTCATCCGTGATGTCATACAATCGATGGATTTGTGATTGCAGAATGTACGATTATTGG AAATTTCTTCACGAGTCGCGTGACAAGATTGTTTACGAAACAATGGCTATCGACCTGGTTTGCAGCTTCCCGTTGAAGCACTCAGGCAGAAATCTCACAAGTCTGAGAGAGGAGGACATCAGGTCTACGGGTGACTGTATCCTCCATGAAGAGAATGAAGAAGACAAGTCATCTACATCAATGTCTTCGACGCACAATTGTTCTAGGTATTGGTCAAAGCACACACCACTACTTGAGCATTCCACCACGAGCAACGACGCATCACACAGAGACACGCAATCACTTTATGTGATcatgaatttcacatttgttgttgttatctTGTGTTTGCTTGTGATGGTAACTCTGGTTCGTTGCATGATGCGTTCTGAGATGGCAAGCACCAAAGAGCAGTATGCGTGCAAGCATTCACAGTTAAACAACCACAtcgatgaaataaaatttaaggaAATATAG